Proteins from a single region of Chanodichthys erythropterus isolate Z2021 chromosome 13, ASM2448905v1, whole genome shotgun sequence:
- the git2a gene encoding ARF GTPase-activating protein GIT2a isoform X7 encodes MVIPALPETRMSKRLRNSEVCADCSSSDPRWASVNRGVLICDECCGVHRSLGRHNSQVRHLSHTSWPPTQLQMVQTLYNNGANAIWEHTLLDPSSIMSGKRKANPQDKIHPSKAEFIKAKYQMLAYVHRLPCRDDDSTAAADLSKQLHSSVRTGNLETCLRLLSLGAQANYFHPEKGNTPLHIAAKAGQVCQAELLCVYGADPGAPDSNGKTPINYARQAGHQDLADRLVEIQYELTDRLAFYLCGRKPDHKNGQHFIIPQMADSSLELSEFAKAAKRKLQSLSDHLFEELAMDVYDEVDRRETDAVWLATQNHSTLVTETTVVPFLPVNPEYSSTRNQGRQKLARFNAHEFATLVIDILSDAKRRQLGNSVSSPKENVEVFFKSMGSRHGSESQEIDQPDYDSVASDEDTDTDLRIGKADRAKSLDSDLSDGPISVQEFLEVKNALSASEAKIQQLMKANSNLSEELRLMQKKLQSLQSENSSLRRQVSAQQPYQAPGGPDHPNPSSPSSSSSSSSALKRHLSARASRPMSMYETGSGLKPFLPKGETPYPEETFPTLQPFPTYLRLYNTGKGVFAATSSSLPFLPSSPSCLQYESAQRASKFDKQSSVSDGDYDNTVNESDLDDSGFGRRCRLRSSGWMGESSSIPELDDHECEPDSSLPTTEDVIRKTEQITKNIQELLRAAQENKHESGPCEQRESVRRLRHSLGCFSTLVPWADKPPSPMQSLGLRAPHPANPNNPASWYSGLCPCLTALYPAQKEYMWL; translated from the exons ATGGTAATACCCGCGTTACCGGAGACAAGGATGTCGAAACGGCTGCGAAATAGCGAAGTTTGTGCGGACTGCAGCAGTTCGg ATCCTCGCTGGGCGTCTGTGAATAGAGGAGTTCTGATATGTGACGAGTGCTGCGGCGTTCACCGCAGTCTGGGCCGACACAACTCGCAAGTGCGGCATTTGTCACACACCTCCTGGCCGCCTACCCAGCTACAG ATGGTTCAGACATTATATAACAATGGTGCTAATGCAATATGGGAGCACACTCTGCTGGACCCGTCATCCATCATGAGCGGGAAACGCAAAGCTAATCCTCAGGATAAAATCCa CCCCAGCAAGGCAGAGTTCATAAAAGCAAAATATCAAATGCTGGCTTACGTCCATCGTTTACCATGTCGAGATGACGACAGTACAGCAGCCGCTGATCTAAGCAAG CAACTTCACTCCAGCGTTAGAACTGGCAATCTTGAAACTTGTTTGCGGTTACTGTCACTTGGGGCTCAAGCCAACTACTTCCACCCG GAGAAAGGGAACACCCCCCTGCACATTGCAGCTAAAGCAGGGCAAGTGTGTCAGGCCGAGCTCCTCTGTGTTTATGGGGCAGACCCTGGGGCTCCAGACTCCAACGGCAAAACGCCCATCAACTATGCAAG GCAGGCTGGCCATCAGGACCTGGCAGACAGACTGGTGGAAATACAGTATGAGCTCACAGACAGGCTGGCCTTCTACCTCTGTGGGCGGAAGCCTG ATCACAAGAATGGACAGCATTTCATTATACCACAGATGGCGGACAG cAGCCTGGAGTTATCAGAGTTTGCAAAAGCTGCAAAAAGAAAACTGCAGTCT CTCAGTGATCATTTGTTTGAGGAACTAGCAATGGATGTGTACGATGAAGTGGATCGAAGAGAGACAGATGCAG TTTGGCTGGCCACTCAGAACCACAGCACCTTGGTGACAGAGACAACAGTTGTGCCTTTCCTTCCTGTAAACCCAGAGTACTCATCAACACGAAACCAG GGAAGACAAAAACTGGCGAGATTCAACGCCCATGAATTTGCCACACTTGTGATTGATATCCTTAGTGATGCAAAGCGACGCCAGCTAGGGAATTCAGTCTCAAGTCCTAAAG AAAATGTTGAGGTGTTCTTCAAAAGTATGGGTAGTCGTCATGGAAGTGAAAGCCAGGAAATCGACCAGCCAGACTATGACAGCGTGGCATCCGATGAGGACACAGACACTGATTTACGAATAGGCAAAGCAGACAGAGCTAAG AGTCTGGACTCTGATCTGTCCGATGGACCGATTTCAGTGCAGGAGTTTCTGGAGGTGAAAAACGCACTTTCAGCCTCCGAGGCCAAAATTCAGCAGCTGATGAAGGCCAACAGTAATCTGAGTGAAGAGCTGAGATTGATGCAGAAAAAG CTGCAGTCTCTGCAAAGCGAGAACAGCTCTCTCAGGCGGCAGGTCTCCGCTCAACAACCCTATCAGGCCCCCGGCGGCCCAGACCACCCCAATCCCTCCAgtccctcctcctcttcctcctcctcctctgccCTGAAACGCCACCTGTCAGCACGGGCGAGCCGCCCCATGTCTATGTATGAGACTGGCTCTGGTCTGAAGCCCTTTCTCCCCAAGGGAGAGACCCCTTACCCTGAGGAGACCTTCCCCACCCTGCAACCCTTCCCAACCTAT ttgcGTTTATACAAT ACCGGAAAGGGTGTGTTTGCGGCCACCTCCTCATCCCTCCCCTTCCTCCCCTCCTCCCCATCCTGTTTGCAGTATGAGAGTGCGCAAAGG GCCTCCAAATTTGACAAGCAGAGCAGTGTGTCTGATGGTGACTATGATAACACGGTCAATGAATCTGATCTGGATGACTCCGG CTTTGGCCGTAGATGTCGTCTGCGCAGCAGTGGCTGGATGGGAGAGAGCAGCTCTATACCCGAGCTGGATGATCACGAGTGTGAGCCTGACTCCAGTCTGCCCACCACAGAAGACGTCATCCGTAAAACTGAGCAGATCACCAAGAACATCCAGGAACTGCTGAGGGCTGCACAGGAGAACAAGCATGAGAG TGGACCATGTGAGCAGAGGGAGAGTGTCCGCAGACTTAGACACAGTCTGGGTTGTTTCAGCACACTGGTGCCTTGGGCAGACAAGCCCCCGTCTCCCATGCAGTCCCTCGGCCTCAGAGCTCCCCACCCAGCCAACCCCAACAACCCTGCCTCCTGGTACTCTGGCCTCTGTCCCTGCCTCACAG CTTTATACCCTGCGCAGAAAGAATACATGTGGCTGTGA
- the git2a gene encoding ARF GTPase-activating protein GIT2a isoform X10 has translation MVIPALPETRMSKRLRNSEVCADCSSSDPRWASVNRGVLICDECCGVHRSLGRHNSQVRHLSHTSWPPTQLQMVQTLYNNGANAIWEHTLLDPSSIMSGKRKANPQDKIHPSKAEFIKAKYQMLAYVHRLPCRDDDSTAAADLSKQLHSSVRTGNLETCLRLLSLGAQANYFHPEKGNTPLHIAAKAGQVCQAELLCVYGADPGAPDSNGKTPINYARQAGHQDLADRLVEIQYELTDRLAFYLCGRKPDHKNGQHFIIPQMADSSLELSEFAKAAKRKLQSLSDHLFEELAMDVYDEVDRRETDAVWLATQNHSTLVTETTVVPFLPVNPEYSSTRNQGRQKLARFNAHEFATLVIDILSDAKRRQLGNSVSSPKENVEVFFKSMGSRHGSESQEIDQPDYDSVASDEDTDTDLRIGKADRAKILIYE, from the exons ATGGTAATACCCGCGTTACCGGAGACAAGGATGTCGAAACGGCTGCGAAATAGCGAAGTTTGTGCGGACTGCAGCAGTTCGg ATCCTCGCTGGGCGTCTGTGAATAGAGGAGTTCTGATATGTGACGAGTGCTGCGGCGTTCACCGCAGTCTGGGCCGACACAACTCGCAAGTGCGGCATTTGTCACACACCTCCTGGCCGCCTACCCAGCTACAG ATGGTTCAGACATTATATAACAATGGTGCTAATGCAATATGGGAGCACACTCTGCTGGACCCGTCATCCATCATGAGCGGGAAACGCAAAGCTAATCCTCAGGATAAAATCCa CCCCAGCAAGGCAGAGTTCATAAAAGCAAAATATCAAATGCTGGCTTACGTCCATCGTTTACCATGTCGAGATGACGACAGTACAGCAGCCGCTGATCTAAGCAAG CAACTTCACTCCAGCGTTAGAACTGGCAATCTTGAAACTTGTTTGCGGTTACTGTCACTTGGGGCTCAAGCCAACTACTTCCACCCG GAGAAAGGGAACACCCCCCTGCACATTGCAGCTAAAGCAGGGCAAGTGTGTCAGGCCGAGCTCCTCTGTGTTTATGGGGCAGACCCTGGGGCTCCAGACTCCAACGGCAAAACGCCCATCAACTATGCAAG GCAGGCTGGCCATCAGGACCTGGCAGACAGACTGGTGGAAATACAGTATGAGCTCACAGACAGGCTGGCCTTCTACCTCTGTGGGCGGAAGCCTG ATCACAAGAATGGACAGCATTTCATTATACCACAGATGGCGGACAG cAGCCTGGAGTTATCAGAGTTTGCAAAAGCTGCAAAAAGAAAACTGCAGTCT CTCAGTGATCATTTGTTTGAGGAACTAGCAATGGATGTGTACGATGAAGTGGATCGAAGAGAGACAGATGCAG TTTGGCTGGCCACTCAGAACCACAGCACCTTGGTGACAGAGACAACAGTTGTGCCTTTCCTTCCTGTAAACCCAGAGTACTCATCAACACGAAACCAG GGAAGACAAAAACTGGCGAGATTCAACGCCCATGAATTTGCCACACTTGTGATTGATATCCTTAGTGATGCAAAGCGACGCCAGCTAGGGAATTCAGTCTCAAGTCCTAAAG AAAATGTTGAGGTGTTCTTCAAAAGTATGGGTAGTCGTCATGGAAGTGAAAGCCAGGAAATCGACCAGCCAGACTATGACAGCGTGGCATCCGATGAGGACACAGACACTGATTTACGAATAGGCAAAGCAGACAGAGCTAAG ATACTGATTTACGAATAG